A single window of Acidimicrobiales bacterium DNA harbors:
- a CDS encoding cystathionine gamma-synthase, with translation MNGDAVSGPDRGFETRAVHDGQEPDPATGAVTVPIYQTSTFAQDGVGRHRGHEYARTSNPTRSALEAAIASLESGRRGLAFASGMAAVDAVLRLLGPGERLVMGDDAYGGTYRLVSTVHARAGLEWDARPLHSPGALAEAIDDRTAMVWIETPTNPNLSIVDIAAIVEVARTAGALVVVDNTFATPYLQRPLEWGADIVVHSATKYLGGHSDVVGGLVVTRDDAIADRLAFVQNAAGAVPGPLDCFLVLRGLKTLPVRMDRHCANASAVAAMLADHDGVERVLYPGLATHPGHEVAAAQMSGFGGMVSFLVRGGRDAAVRVAEATRLFTLAESLGAVESLIEHPAVMTHASAADSPLAVDEALVRLSVGIESLDDLLADLDRALGAEAA, from the coding sequence GTGAACGGCGACGCGGTGTCCGGGCCGGACCGCGGCTTCGAGACACGGGCTGTGCACGACGGCCAGGAACCCGACCCCGCCACCGGCGCCGTCACCGTGCCGATCTACCAGACGAGTACGTTCGCCCAGGATGGCGTGGGCCGCCACCGCGGTCACGAGTACGCCCGGACGTCCAACCCGACCCGTTCGGCCCTCGAGGCGGCGATCGCCTCGCTCGAGTCGGGCCGCCGGGGTCTCGCCTTCGCAAGCGGTATGGCCGCCGTCGATGCCGTGCTGAGACTGCTGGGGCCCGGCGAGCGCCTGGTGATGGGTGACGACGCCTACGGCGGCACATACCGGCTCGTGTCGACGGTGCACGCCCGCGCGGGCCTGGAGTGGGACGCGCGGCCGCTGCACTCACCGGGCGCACTGGCGGAGGCGATCGACGACCGGACCGCGATGGTGTGGATCGAGACGCCCACGAATCCGAACCTGTCGATCGTGGACATCGCCGCGATCGTCGAGGTCGCCCGGACCGCGGGCGCCCTGGTGGTGGTCGACAACACGTTCGCGACGCCCTACCTGCAGCGACCCCTCGAGTGGGGAGCGGACATCGTCGTGCACTCCGCCACGAAGTATCTGGGGGGGCACTCCGACGTCGTCGGCGGTCTGGTGGTGACCCGCGACGACGCCATCGCCGACCGCCTGGCCTTCGTGCAGAACGCCGCGGGCGCTGTCCCGGGTCCCCTCGACTGTTTCCTCGTGCTGCGGGGCCTCAAGACACTGCCGGTCCGGATGGACCGTCACTGCGCGAACGCGTCGGCGGTCGCTGCGATGCTGGCGGACCACGACGGCGTCGAGCGTGTCCTGTACCCGGGGCTGGCCACACATCCCGGTCACGAGGTGGCGGCCGCGCAGATGTCGGGGTTCGGTGGGATGGTGTCGTTCCTGGTGCGTGGTGGGCGCGACGCTGCGGTCCGGGTCGCCGAGGCCACCCGCCTGTTCACGCTGGCGGAGTCGCTCGGTGCGGTGGAGTCCCTCATCGAGCATCCCGCGGTCATGACCCACGCGTCGGCGGCGGACTCGCCCCTCGCCGTCGACGAGGCGCTCGTGCGGCTCTCGGTGGGGATCGAGTCGCTCGACGACCTCCTCGCCGATCTCGACCGGGCGCTGGGCGCCGAAGCGGCGTGA
- a CDS encoding cystathionine beta-synthase: MEIAASALDLIGGTPLVAMPRIAGDLLCTFAAKLETTNPGGSVKDRPALAMVEAAEAEGLLKPGGTIVEPTSGNTGVGLAIVAAQRGYDCVFVVTDKVATEKVALLRAYGAEVVVCPVAVAPEDPGSYYSVAERLVSEIPGAYRPNQYHNPVNPLAHEQSTGPEIWDQTDGRITHFVAGAGTGGTVTGVGRYLKAQNPDVQIVVADPEGSVYSGGDGRPYLVEGVGEDFWPDTYDAAIVDEVIAVSDADSFATARLVSRSEGLLIGGSGGTAVHAALEVARRCGPDDVVVVLVPDSGRLYLSRIFDDDWMENRGFLQTGDGPTVRHLLEARSSLTPDLVYVQPGDPVRLAFDLMARHGVSQLPVGKGEMPLSAAEVVGSVDELHLMQATYEDHAVIDRPVGDVMGPAIDTIGVGQSLAAVVARFDTCRALLVLDGGRPRAVISRSDVLGFLSAEVPGPAVGDQNAAEAS, encoded by the coding sequence ATGGAGATCGCGGCGTCCGCTCTCGATCTGATCGGGGGAACCCCTCTCGTCGCGATGCCCCGCATCGCCGGTGATCTCCTGTGCACGTTCGCCGCGAAGCTCGAGACGACGAACCCCGGCGGCAGCGTCAAGGACCGTCCCGCCCTCGCGATGGTCGAGGCTGCCGAGGCGGAGGGGCTCCTGAAGCCGGGCGGGACGATCGTCGAGCCGACCTCGGGGAACACCGGCGTCGGACTGGCCATAGTGGCGGCCCAGCGTGGCTACGACTGCGTGTTCGTCGTGACCGACAAGGTCGCCACGGAGAAGGTCGCGTTGCTGCGGGCCTACGGGGCCGAGGTCGTCGTGTGCCCTGTGGCCGTCGCACCTGAGGATCCCGGGTCGTACTACTCGGTCGCCGAGCGACTGGTCTCGGAGATCCCCGGTGCCTACCGCCCGAACCAGTACCACAACCCGGTCAATCCGCTCGCCCACGAGCAGTCGACCGGTCCCGAGATATGGGACCAGACCGACGGCCGGATCACGCACTTCGTCGCCGGGGCGGGAACCGGCGGAACAGTCACCGGCGTCGGCCGGTACCTGAAGGCGCAGAACCCCGATGTGCAGATCGTCGTGGCCGACCCCGAGGGTTCGGTCTACAGCGGCGGCGACGGACGTCCCTACCTGGTGGAGGGCGTCGGCGAGGACTTCTGGCCAGACACCTATGACGCGGCGATCGTCGACGAGGTGATCGCGGTGAGCGACGCCGACAGCTTCGCCACCGCCCGGTTGGTCAGCCGCTCGGAGGGTCTGCTCATCGGCGGCTCGGGCGGCACGGCCGTGCACGCCGCGCTCGAGGTGGCGCGTCGGTGTGGCCCCGACGACGTCGTGGTGGTCCTCGTGCCCGACTCGGGCCGCCTGTACCTGTCGCGCATCTTCGACGACGACTGGATGGAGAACCGCGGTTTCCTCCAGACCGGTGACGGACCGACCGTCCGTCACCTGCTCGAGGCTCGGTCGTCGCTCACCCCGGACCTCGTCTACGTACAACCGGGTGATCCCGTCCGCCTGGCCTTCGACCTGATGGCGCGGCACGGCGTCTCGCAGCTGCCGGTCGGCAAGGGGGAGATGCCGCTGTCCGCGGCCGAGGTGGTCGGCTCGGTCGACGAGTTGCATCTCATGCAGGCGACGTACGAGGACCACGCGGTCATCGACCGGCCGGTCGGCGACGTGATGGGCCCCGCCATCGACACCATCGGGGTCGGCCAGTCGCTCGCCGCGGTCGTGGCCCGGTTCGACACGTGCCGTGCTCTGCTGGTCCTCGACGGGGGTCGGCCCCGGGCGGTGATCTCCCGCAGTGACGTCCTCGGGTTCCTGTCGGCCGAGGTGCCCGGACCCGCGGTCGGAGACCAGAACGCTGCGGAGGCGTCGTGA
- a CDS encoding ABC transporter substrate-binding protein — MIRTVWRVILALCVVSVACTPPTDAPGSTSASPTASGTDGEADQATGTVTPTGPAPLLIGAVMADSGLARRLDRPALAAAQVQVDAINATGGIDGRPVELRAVDTQTELNATYNGALDLADDGAVALLVTCDYDFAGPALQVAADYGIPAVSPCGSDPRWETSGAWSAGISTQAEGRAIAEVVAGRGVSTVAVVVDSSAPEMVAQCEAFTARFAALGGSVGGEFAYDRELIARFEPDILGPEPDLTPVGVGEQIVLCGSLPTTGPAVLALLREREFTAPVIAGSAMDGTDWLTEDLGDVSFLSWGSTFRNDPVDAVDALVEAVRATIGGSAEGGTMVAGADVMVALLRAVERNPRDPAAEFPAMAGEDLVIATASWSTSDRMLDDRPLRVMRVDGDEAVVSEIVTAP, encoded by the coding sequence ATGATCCGAACCGTGTGGCGCGTCATCCTCGCGCTGTGTGTGGTGTCGGTCGCGTGCACCCCACCGACAGACGCACCGGGCTCGACTTCCGCCTCCCCGACGGCGTCGGGCACCGACGGGGAAGCCGACCAGGCCACCGGCACCGTCACCCCGACGGGCCCCGCCCCGCTTCTCATCGGCGCTGTGATGGCCGACTCCGGACTGGCGCGGCGCCTCGACAGGCCCGCCCTCGCCGCGGCGCAGGTACAGGTCGACGCGATCAACGCCACCGGGGGTATCGACGGCCGACCCGTCGAGTTGCGTGCGGTCGACACTCAGACAGAGCTCAACGCCACCTACAACGGCGCGCTCGATCTCGCCGATGACGGAGCCGTGGCCCTGCTCGTCACGTGTGACTACGACTTCGCCGGACCCGCTCTCCAGGTGGCCGCCGACTACGGGATTCCGGCCGTCAGCCCGTGTGGTTCCGATCCGCGCTGGGAGACCTCGGGCGCATGGTCGGCGGGGATCTCCACGCAGGCCGAAGGGCGCGCGATCGCGGAGGTCGTCGCCGGGCGCGGCGTGAGCACGGTCGCTGTGGTGGTGGACTCGAGCGCTCCGGAGATGGTGGCGCAGTGTGAGGCGTTCACGGCGCGCTTCGCCGCGCTCGGCGGCTCGGTCGGCGGCGAGTTCGCCTACGACCGTGAACTCATCGCCCGCTTCGAGCCGGACATCCTCGGACCCGAACCCGACCTCACGCCGGTGGGGGTGGGCGAGCAGATCGTGTTGTGCGGGAGCCTTCCCACGACCGGGCCGGCAGTTCTCGCCCTGTTGCGGGAGCGCGAGTTCACGGCGCCCGTGATCGCCGGATCGGCCATGGACGGGACCGACTGGCTGACCGAGGACCTCGGTGACGTGAGCTTCCTCAGTTGGGGCTCGACGTTCCGCAACGACCCGGTGGACGCCGTCGACGCCCTCGTCGAAGCCGTCCGTGCCACGATCGGCGGCTCGGCCGAAGGCGGGACGATGGTGGCCGGTGCCGACGTCATGGTCGCCCTGTTGCGGGCCGTCGAGAGGAACCCCCGCGATCCGGCAGCGGAGTTCCCCGCCATGGCGGGCGAGGATCTCGTGATCGCCACAGCCTCGTGGAGCACGTCGGACCGCATGCTCGACGACCGGCCGCTGCGCGTCATGCGCGTCGACGGCGACGAGGCCGTCGTGTCGGAGATCGTCACAGCTCCCTGA
- the hpnH gene encoding adenosyl-hopene transferase HpnH, which translates to MGIPIRQAMRVGAYMARNKLARREHFPLIVELEPLFACNLECPGCGKIQYPTEVLRKRVTVDQAVSAIEECGAPMVSIAGGEPLLHPQIDEMVRALIARKRYVYLCTNAVLLRRKMDRFEPNPNFSWVVHVDGVGERHDEAVAREGVFDEVVEAIRMAKERGFRVTTNTTFFDTDTPESVRSVLDFLNDELEVDAMMISPGYAYEKAPDQENFLPVDRTRKMFRDAFAGGNRKKWRLNHSPLFLDFLEGKRDFDCTPWGIPSYSVFGWQRPCYLMADGYAETYQELIETTDWSKYGRGRDERCENCMAHCGYESSAVIATMGSLRESIRAAVSA; encoded by the coding sequence ATGGGAATCCCGATCCGACAGGCGATGCGAGTCGGTGCCTACATGGCGCGCAACAAGCTGGCGCGCCGCGAGCACTTCCCGCTCATCGTGGAACTCGAGCCGCTCTTCGCGTGCAACCTCGAGTGTCCCGGATGCGGCAAGATCCAGTACCCGACCGAGGTGCTGCGCAAGCGCGTCACGGTCGACCAGGCGGTGAGCGCCATCGAGGAGTGCGGCGCGCCGATGGTCTCGATCGCCGGGGGCGAACCGTTGCTGCACCCCCAGATCGACGAGATGGTGCGGGCACTGATCGCCCGCAAGCGCTACGTGTATCTGTGCACGAACGCGGTCCTGTTGCGTCGCAAGATGGACCGCTTCGAGCCCAACCCGAACTTCTCGTGGGTGGTCCACGTCGACGGCGTCGGTGAGCGTCACGACGAGGCCGTCGCCCGCGAAGGTGTCTTCGACGAGGTCGTCGAGGCGATCCGGATGGCCAAGGAACGCGGCTTCCGCGTCACCACCAACACCACCTTCTTCGACACCGACACGCCCGAGAGCGTGCGGTCGGTCCTCGATTTCCTCAACGACGAACTCGAGGTCGACGCGATGATGATCTCGCCGGGCTACGCGTACGAGAAGGCCCCGGACCAGGAGAACTTCCTGCCCGTGGACCGGACCCGCAAGATGTTCCGCGACGCCTTCGCCGGAGGCAACCGCAAGAAGTGGCGCCTGAACCATTCGCCACTGTTCCTCGACTTCCTCGAGGGCAAGAGGGATTTCGACTGCACGCCGTGGGGGATCCCCAGCTACTCGGTGTTCGGTTGGCAGCGCCCCTGTTACCTGATGGCCGACGGCTACGCGGAGACCTACCAGGAGCTCATCGAAACCACGGACTGGTCGAAGTACGGCAGGGGTCGCGACGAGCGCTGCGAGAACTGCATGGCGCACTGCGGCTACGAGTCGAGCGCGGTGATCGCCACGATGGGCTCGCTGCGCGAGTCGATCCGGGCCGCCGTCTCCGCCTGA
- the ispH gene encoding 4-hydroxy-3-methylbut-2-enyl diphosphate reductase, translating to MTLTVVCPVRTEAGPARRAATTAVVSRCGMGADRARRWERSAPDGPRAVLGVAGALADGIAPGDVVVADRVIDGTLPDADCGVALASASTIAAQLRRLGLTVHVGPVVSVERTATGDRRSALMATGALAVDMESAWLVDGGSTHAVVRVIVDTPDHELWRPSLPGRLLRARRTIGATVAPLEQWAAALGDREVILPSPRSFCAGVDRAIDVVHRALADRGAPVYVRRQVVHNTRVVAELADAGAVFVDELDEVPDGGTVVFAAHGVSPQVRAEAQRRDLPVIDATCPLVAKVHREARRFADEGLQILLIGHADHEEVEGTSAETPMTVIDPSVDVATIDVVDPDRVAYLTQTTLAVAEVDETVARLRDRFPAIVGPRADDICFATQNRQAAVIAIAPDCDLILVAGSANSSNSMRLAEVARREGVEAHLVDDPDDVDLTWLAGARVVGVTAGASAPESLVTDLVARLGSLGTVVITERAVVDETVRFPLPAEVR from the coding sequence ATGACACTCACCGTCGTCTGTCCCGTGCGAACCGAGGCCGGCCCGGCTCGACGCGCGGCCACGACGGCGGTGGTCTCGAGGTGCGGGATGGGCGCGGACCGGGCCCGCCGGTGGGAGCGTTCGGCCCCCGACGGCCCCCGCGCCGTCCTGGGTGTCGCCGGAGCGCTCGCGGACGGGATCGCCCCCGGCGATGTCGTAGTCGCCGACCGGGTGATCGACGGGACGCTCCCCGACGCTGACTGCGGCGTCGCGCTCGCGTCGGCGTCCACGATCGCCGCGCAGCTGAGGCGGCTCGGTCTCACCGTGCATGTCGGTCCCGTGGTTTCCGTCGAGCGGACCGCCACGGGAGATCGTCGGTCCGCTCTCATGGCCACCGGCGCGCTCGCGGTCGACATGGAATCGGCCTGGCTCGTCGACGGCGGGTCCACCCACGCCGTCGTGCGCGTCATCGTCGACACCCCCGATCACGAGCTGTGGCGACCGTCGCTTCCGGGTCGCCTGCTGCGCGCCCGACGGACGATCGGTGCGACCGTGGCCCCGCTCGAGCAGTGGGCGGCCGCCCTCGGTGACCGCGAGGTGATCCTTCCCTCGCCGCGCTCGTTCTGCGCAGGTGTCGACCGGGCCATCGACGTCGTGCACCGGGCGCTCGCCGATCGGGGTGCTCCCGTCTACGTGCGACGCCAGGTCGTGCACAACACCCGGGTGGTCGCCGAGTTGGCGGACGCGGGTGCCGTGTTCGTCGACGAACTCGACGAAGTCCCCGACGGTGGGACCGTCGTGTTCGCAGCGCACGGGGTCTCGCCGCAGGTCCGGGCGGAGGCGCAACGCCGTGACCTCCCCGTCATCGACGCGACGTGTCCGCTCGTCGCCAAGGTCCACCGGGAGGCCCGTCGCTTCGCCGACGAGGGTCTTCAGATCCTGTTGATCGGCCACGCCGACCACGAGGAGGTCGAGGGGACCTCAGCGGAGACACCGATGACGGTGATCGACCCGTCCGTGGACGTGGCCACCATCGACGTGGTCGATCCCGACCGGGTCGCCTACCTCACCCAGACCACGCTCGCCGTGGCCGAGGTGGACGAGACCGTCGCACGCCTGCGTGACAGGTTTCCCGCCATCGTGGGACCGCGTGCCGACGACATCTGCTTCGCCACGCAGAACCGCCAGGCCGCGGTCATCGCGATCGCGCCCGACTGTGACCTGATTCTCGTGGCCGGGTCCGCGAACTCGTCCAACTCCATGCGACTGGCCGAGGTCGCCCGCCGAGAGGGCGTCGAGGCCCATCTCGTTGACGACCCCGACGACGTGGACCTCACATGGCTGGCCGGTGCCCGCGTCGTCGGCGTGACGGCCGGTGCCTCCGCCCCCGAGTCTCTCGTGACCGATCTCGTCGCCAGACTCGGATCACTCGGTACCGTCGTCATCACGGAGCGTGCCGTCGTCGACGAGACGGTCCGCTTCCCGCTGCCGGCCGAGGTCCGTTGA
- the shc gene encoding squalene--hopene cyclase, whose amino-acid sequence MERLTAQAIEARDAAVAALLERQDPEGWWKGELETNVAIEAEDLLLRRFLGIEDAEITRLTANWIRSSQRSDGTWATFYEGPPDLSVTVEAYTALRLAGDPVDASHMAKAREFILDAGGLERSRVFTRLWLALFGEWRWEDLPALAPEVVLLPSWMPLNIYDFACWARQTIVPLTIVGTVRPARDLGFAIDEIRTGATPPEREPAPKRSWAGALKGLDAVLHRYHRIAPGVVRRRALATAEQWILDRQEADGCWGGIQPPWVYSIMALHLRGYAVDHPVLARAIAGFDRYTIVENDTRRIECCQSPVWDTALSVVALADADIAPDHPAMVRAADWLLDEEVGVAGDWAVRRPDLAPGGWAFEFDNDNYPDLDDTAEVVLALDRVSHNDPVRAAGAVRRGVAWAQGMQSRDGGYAAFDADNTRYLTEKLPFCDFGEVVDPPSADVTAHVVEMLCHEGGPSAGTVDAARLAAAIDWLLAHQEADGSWFGRWGANHLYGTGAVVPALVVAGLGPDHPAIAAAVTWLHEVQNHDGGWGEDLRSYTDDAWRGRGPSTASQTAWALLALLAAGDTGPATRRGVEWLVDNQRGDGNWDEPEFTGTGFPGDFYINYHLYRLTFPLTALGRYLRAVGVAAPPASTSS is encoded by the coding sequence ATGGAGCGGCTCACCGCGCAGGCGATCGAGGCTCGCGACGCGGCGGTCGCCGCGCTGCTCGAGCGCCAGGATCCCGAGGGATGGTGGAAGGGGGAGCTCGAGACCAACGTCGCCATCGAGGCCGAGGACCTGCTTCTGCGACGCTTCCTCGGCATCGAAGACGCCGAGATCACGCGTCTGACCGCCAACTGGATCCGTTCTTCGCAGCGCTCCGACGGGACCTGGGCGACCTTCTACGAGGGGCCCCCGGACCTGTCGGTCACCGTCGAGGCCTACACCGCGCTGCGTCTCGCCGGCGACCCCGTGGATGCGTCGCACATGGCCAAGGCGCGTGAGTTCATCCTCGATGCGGGCGGTCTCGAACGGTCCCGGGTATTCACCCGTCTGTGGCTGGCGCTCTTCGGTGAGTGGCGGTGGGAGGATCTCCCGGCGCTCGCTCCCGAGGTGGTCCTGTTGCCCTCCTGGATGCCGCTGAACATCTACGACTTCGCCTGCTGGGCGCGCCAGACGATCGTTCCGCTGACCATCGTCGGCACGGTACGGCCGGCACGTGACCTCGGCTTTGCGATCGACGAGATCCGCACGGGTGCGACCCCGCCCGAACGCGAGCCCGCCCCGAAACGCTCGTGGGCGGGGGCGCTCAAGGGCCTCGACGCCGTGTTGCACCGTTACCACCGCATCGCGCCGGGAGTGGTGCGCCGCCGGGCGCTGGCGACCGCCGAACAGTGGATCCTCGACCGTCAGGAGGCGGACGGTTGTTGGGGTGGCATCCAGCCGCCGTGGGTCTACTCGATCATGGCCCTGCACCTGCGGGGGTATGCGGTCGACCACCCGGTCCTGGCCCGGGCGATCGCCGGCTTCGACCGCTACACGATCGTCGAGAACGACACGCGGCGCATCGAGTGCTGTCAGTCGCCGGTGTGGGACACGGCCCTGTCGGTCGTGGCCCTCGCTGACGCCGACATCGCACCGGACCATCCCGCGATGGTCCGCGCGGCCGACTGGCTCCTCGACGAGGAGGTCGGCGTCGCCGGTGACTGGGCGGTGCGGCGTCCCGATCTGGCACCGGGCGGGTGGGCCTTCGAGTTCGACAACGACAACTACCCGGACCTCGACGACACGGCGGAGGTCGTACTCGCGCTCGACAGGGTCAGCCACAACGACCCGGTCCGCGCCGCCGGCGCGGTACGACGCGGGGTCGCCTGGGCGCAGGGCATGCAGTCGCGCGACGGCGGGTACGCGGCGTTCGATGCCGACAACACGCGCTACCTCACCGAGAAGTTGCCCTTCTGCGACTTCGGTGAGGTCGTCGACCCCCCGAGCGCCGACGTCACCGCCCACGTGGTCGAGATGCTGTGCCACGAGGGCGGACCGAGCGCGGGAACCGTGGACGCTGCGAGACTCGCCGCGGCGATCGACTGGCTACTGGCGCATCAGGAGGCCGACGGCTCGTGGTTCGGCCGGTGGGGCGCCAACCACCTCTACGGGACGGGAGCCGTCGTGCCCGCCCTCGTCGTCGCCGGCCTCGGCCCGGACCATCCGGCCATCGCGGCGGCCGTCACCTGGCTCCACGAGGTCCAGAACCACGACGGAGGCTGGGGCGAGGACCTCCGCTCCTACACCGACGACGCGTGGCGGGGGAGGGGGCCATCGACGGCATCGCAGACCGCCTGGGCCCTGCTCGCCCTGCTCGCTGCCGGTGACACCGGTCCGGCGACGCGTCGCGGTGTCGAGTGGCTGGTCGACAACCAACGTGGCGACGGCAACTGGGACGAACCGGAGTTCACGGGCACGGGATTCCCTGGCGACTTCTACATCAACTACCACCTCTACCGGCTCACCTTCCCGCTGACGGCGCTGGGTCGCTACCTCCGCGCTGTCGGGGTCGCCGCTCCGCCCGCCTCGACGTCGTCATGA
- a CDS encoding polyprenyl synthetase family protein, translated as MSGTPPILERARVLTEPALVAAVDRLSPDLALPVRYHFGWVDETGAAVEGGGGKGVRPALAVLSAEAAGADPALALPGAVAVELVHNFSLLHDDIIDGDTERRHRPTVWALHGVADAIIAGDALQTLAFEVLLADPVPARVAACRRLADATAAMIRGQRADMAFDDRLDVTVAECVAMEADKTGALLAYSAAVGAELAGAPDNTVDALAAYGLALGLAFQAVDDVLGIWGDPSVTGKAAGNDLRERKKSVPVVHALAAGGSIAAELRQLFERTEMDDDAVARATALIDEAGGRRSTEDAARDHLDAALAALAGADIDAGAAAELAALATFIVERKH; from the coding sequence ATGAGCGGGACCCCGCCCATTCTCGAACGCGCCCGGGTACTGACCGAGCCGGCCCTCGTCGCCGCGGTCGACCGGCTCTCGCCGGACCTCGCCCTTCCGGTGCGCTACCACTTCGGCTGGGTCGACGAGACCGGTGCCGCCGTCGAAGGGGGCGGAGGCAAGGGCGTGAGACCCGCGCTCGCGGTCCTGTCGGCGGAGGCTGCCGGAGCCGATCCCGCTCTGGCGCTGCCCGGGGCCGTGGCCGTCGAACTCGTGCACAACTTCTCCCTGCTGCACGACGACATCATCGACGGCGACACCGAGCGCCGTCACCGGCCGACGGTGTGGGCCCTCCACGGGGTGGCCGACGCGATCATCGCCGGTGACGCGCTGCAGACCCTCGCCTTCGAGGTCCTACTCGCCGACCCGGTGCCGGCGCGCGTCGCCGCGTGTCGCCGTCTCGCCGACGCCACGGCCGCGATGATCCGGGGCCAGCGGGCCGACATGGCCTTCGACGACCGCCTCGACGTGACCGTCGCGGAGTGCGTCGCGATGGAGGCCGACAAGACAGGGGCCCTGCTCGCCTACTCGGCAGCGGTCGGTGCAGAGCTCGCCGGGGCACCGGACAACACCGTCGACGCCCTCGCCGCCTACGGCCTCGCGCTCGGCCTCGCCTTCCAGGCGGTCGACGACGTGCTGGGGATCTGGGGCGACCCCTCGGTCACGGGAAAGGCCGCCGGCAACGACCTGCGGGAGCGCAAGAAGTCCGTGCCGGTCGTTCACGCGCTGGCCGCCGGGGGCAGCATCGCCGCTGAGCTGAGGCAACTGTTCGAGCGCACCGAGATGGACGACGACGCCGTGGCACGCGCGACGGCGCTCATCGACGAGGCGGGTGGTCGCCGCTCGACGGAGGACGCCGCACGTGACCATCTGGACGCCGCGCTCGCGGCACTCGCCGGTGCCGACATCGACGCGGGAGCGGCGGCCGAGCTCGCTGCACTCGCGACCTTCATCGTCGAGAGGAAGCACTGA